In one Achromobacter spanius genomic region, the following are encoded:
- the hpnE gene encoding hydroxysqualene dehydroxylase HpnE, translating into MKAAVIGAGWAGLAASIALREAGAKVTVFEAGHTPGGRARRVFHESFDAPLDNGQHLLAGAYRQTLALMRRVGRNPDALLMRRPLRLASLDGRFRLSAPRLPAPLHMAVAILRARGLTWADRYAALRLMRGLKAMSWSPPRDWTVLQLLHYHAQSDVLIRQLWEPLCLAALNTPCATASAALFARVLRDSLAGAREDSDLLLPCTDLSALWPDAAARQVTMRYGNTVRQLHPSDDGIVVNQERFDAAVLAVPPTYAARLLDAPLREAGAMGLLEALKAFDYLPIATLNVRLADPWRLPEPMMMLREEAARGHVGQWVFDRAQLAGDTKAGELAVVASAATRIAERNRRQVIEALIDQVAEQAARHPARLPALPEVTAAELLIEKRATFAAVPGLTRPLNTTPWPTLALAGDWTDTGYPGVLEGAVQSGLMAARVLNPRAH; encoded by the coding sequence GTGAAGGCGGCGGTTATCGGTGCGGGCTGGGCCGGCTTGGCGGCCAGCATCGCGCTGCGTGAGGCCGGCGCCAAGGTCACCGTGTTCGAAGCCGGCCACACGCCCGGCGGCCGCGCTCGCCGCGTATTCCATGAATCGTTCGACGCGCCGCTGGACAACGGCCAACACCTGCTGGCAGGCGCCTACCGGCAAACGCTGGCGCTGATGCGCCGCGTGGGACGCAACCCCGACGCCCTGCTGATGCGCCGGCCGCTGCGGCTGGCCAGCCTGGACGGCCGCTTCCGTTTGTCCGCCCCCCGGCTGCCCGCGCCCTTGCACATGGCGGTGGCCATTCTGCGCGCACGCGGCCTGACCTGGGCCGACCGCTATGCCGCGCTGCGCCTGATGCGCGGCCTGAAAGCCATGTCATGGTCGCCCCCGCGCGACTGGACCGTGCTGCAACTGCTGCACTATCACGCGCAATCCGATGTGCTGATCCGCCAGCTCTGGGAACCGCTATGCCTGGCCGCGCTGAACACACCGTGCGCCACCGCCAGCGCCGCGCTGTTTGCGCGCGTGCTGCGCGATAGCCTGGCCGGCGCCCGCGAAGACAGCGACCTGCTGCTGCCCTGCACCGACCTGTCGGCGCTCTGGCCCGACGCCGCCGCGCGCCAGGTCACCATGCGCTACGGCAACACGGTGCGCCAACTGCACCCCTCGGATGACGGCATTGTGGTCAACCAGGAACGCTTTGATGCCGCCGTGCTGGCCGTGCCGCCCACCTATGCCGCCCGGCTGCTGGACGCGCCCTTGCGCGAAGCCGGCGCCATGGGCTTGCTGGAAGCGCTGAAGGCGTTCGACTACCTGCCGATCGCCACGCTGAACGTGCGTCTGGCCGACCCCTGGCGCTTGCCGGAACCCATGATGATGCTGCGCGAGGAAGCCGCGCGCGGGCACGTCGGGCAGTGGGTGTTCGACCGCGCGCAATTGGCGGGTGACACCAAGGCCGGCGAACTTGCCGTGGTGGCCAGCGCCGCCACCCGCATCGCGGAACGCAACCGCCGCCAGGTCATCGAAGCGTTGATCGACCAGGTTGCCGAACAGGCGGCGCGCCACCCCGCGCGCCTGCCTGCCCTGCCCGAAGTGACGGCAGCCGAACTGTTGATTGAAAAGCGCGCCACCTTCGCCGCGGTGCCAGGTTTGACGCGCCCGCTGAACACCACGCCGTGGCCCACCTTGGCGCTGGCGGGAGACTGGACCGACACGGGCTACCCCGGGGTGTTGGAAGGCGCGGTGCAAAGCGGCCTGATGGCGGCTCGCGTGTTGAATCCCCGCGCGCATTGA
- the alr gene encoding alanine racemase produces the protein MPRPISATVSVSALAHNLATVHHHLEQTAQAASGLAPSIWAVIKANAYGHGIEQAVTGFSKAQGLAMLDLDEAVRCREAGWGGPILLLEGFFKPADLDLIDRYHLSTTVHNREQLDMLARARFTRRVDVMVKLNSGMNRLGFSPASYPAAFERALMLQQQGTLGSVGKMTHFACADGPQGVSEQLALFNSVTHKMPGAISVCNSAATLRFADVAVGSPTQTHWVRPGICLYGASPFADAEATSFGLRPAMTLSSEIIAVQELKAGDSVGYGAIFRAERAMRVGVVACGYADGYPRHATTGTPVVVAGIRTQLVGRVSMDMLIVDLDPIPAAGVGAPVVLWGEDGPSVDEVAQAAGTIGYELLCALAPRVPVSRDA, from the coding sequence ATGCCGCGCCCCATATCCGCCACCGTTTCCGTTTCCGCGCTTGCGCACAATCTTGCCACCGTGCACCACCACCTTGAACAGACGGCCCAGGCCGCCTCCGGGCTGGCGCCTTCCATCTGGGCCGTCATCAAGGCTAACGCCTACGGCCACGGCATCGAGCAGGCCGTGACCGGATTTTCCAAGGCGCAGGGGCTGGCCATGCTGGACCTGGACGAAGCCGTGCGTTGCCGCGAGGCGGGCTGGGGCGGTCCGATCCTGCTGCTGGAAGGGTTTTTCAAACCCGCCGACCTGGACCTGATCGACCGCTACCACCTGAGCACCACGGTGCATAACCGTGAACAGCTGGACATGCTGGCGCGTGCCCGCTTCACGCGGCGCGTGGACGTCATGGTCAAGCTCAACAGCGGCATGAACCGGTTGGGCTTCAGCCCGGCTTCCTACCCCGCCGCGTTTGAACGCGCGTTGATGCTGCAACAGCAAGGCACGCTGGGGTCGGTGGGCAAGATGACCCACTTCGCCTGCGCGGACGGCCCCCAGGGCGTTAGCGAGCAATTGGCGCTGTTTAATTCGGTGACGCATAAGATGCCGGGCGCGATCAGCGTCTGCAACTCGGCCGCCACGCTGCGTTTTGCCGACGTCGCGGTGGGCTCGCCCACGCAAACGCATTGGGTGCGCCCCGGCATTTGCCTGTACGGCGCCTCGCCTTTTGCTGACGCCGAAGCTACCTCGTTCGGCCTGCGTCCCGCCATGACGCTCAGTTCCGAAATCATCGCCGTGCAAGAACTCAAGGCGGGTGATTCGGTGGGCTATGGCGCCATCTTCCGCGCTGAACGCGCCATGCGCGTGGGCGTCGTGGCCTGCGGCTACGCCGACGGCTACCCGCGCCACGCCACCACCGGCACGCCTGTCGTCGTGGCCGGCATTCGCACCCAACTGGTTGGCCGCGTGTCGATGGACATGCTGATCGTTGACCTGGACCCGATTCCCGCCGCCGGTGTCGGCGCGCCGGTCGTGCTGTGGGGCGAAGACGGCCCCTCGGTGGACGAAGTGGCCCAGGCCGCGGGCACCATCGGCTATGAATTGCTGTGCGCGCTGGCGCCGCGCGTGCCGGTCAGCCGCGACGCCTGA
- the hpaI gene encoding 4-hydroxy-2-oxoheptanedioate aldolase, which yields MDILTNTFKQALRNREPQIGLWAGLASAYTSEIIAGAGFDWLLIDGEHAPNTLQTTLSQLQSVAAYPVAPVVRPAWNDPVQIKQILDTGAQTLLVPMIQSAEEAAAAVAAVRYPPAGIRGVGSALARSSRWNRIPNYLERANDQMCVLVQIETPAGIDALDDILAVDGVDGAFIGPADLSAGMGYLGQPDHPEVLATIDQAVARIVRSGKAAGILHSGVAQAKHYLSLGATFVAVGVDAVLLARAAEKLAGEFKDVKSVAAGTGPY from the coding sequence ATGGACATCCTGACCAATACCTTCAAGCAAGCCTTGCGCAACCGCGAGCCCCAGATCGGACTGTGGGCCGGACTGGCCAGCGCCTATACCTCTGAAATCATTGCGGGCGCCGGCTTCGACTGGCTGCTGATCGACGGCGAACATGCGCCGAACACCTTGCAGACCACGCTGTCGCAACTGCAATCGGTGGCGGCCTACCCGGTGGCGCCCGTGGTGCGGCCGGCCTGGAATGACCCGGTGCAGATCAAGCAGATTCTCGACACGGGCGCGCAAACCTTGCTGGTGCCCATGATCCAGTCGGCCGAGGAAGCCGCCGCCGCCGTGGCCGCGGTGCGCTACCCGCCCGCCGGCATCCGTGGCGTGGGCAGCGCGCTGGCGCGGTCATCACGCTGGAACCGCATCCCCAACTACCTGGAACGCGCCAACGACCAGATGTGCGTGCTGGTGCAGATTGAAACGCCGGCCGGCATCGACGCACTGGACGACATCCTGGCCGTGGACGGCGTGGACGGCGCGTTCATCGGCCCGGCCGACCTGTCGGCGGGCATGGGTTATCTGGGGCAACCGGACCACCCCGAAGTGCTGGCCACCATCGACCAGGCCGTCGCCCGCATCGTGCGTTCGGGCAAGGCCGCCGGCATCTTGCATAGCGGCGTGGCGCAGGCCAAGCACTACCTGTCGCTGGGCGCAACGTTCGTGGCGGTCGGCGTGGACGCCGTGCTGCTGGCGCGCGCGGCAGAAAAGCTGGCGGGAGAATTCAAGGACGTGAAGAGCGTCGCGGCAGGCACGGGGCCGTACTAA
- the hpnD gene encoding presqualene diphosphate synthase HpnD has translation MTPDEYCQEKAAKSGSSFYYSFLFLPPERRRAITALYAYCREVDDVVDECTDPSLARIKLAWWRTQVDQMYDGKPDHPVTRALQPHLESCSITRERLLAVVDGMEMDLDQTRYLDWPGLRKYCWHAAGVVGELSAGVFGYSDPKTLVYAEKLGLAFQMTNIIRDVGDDARRGRIYIPVNDMQQFEVKASDILNGEYSDRFSALMKFQADRARELYREAMSNLPEVDRRSQRPGLMMAAIYHALLDEIEQDNWQVLHQRISLTPLRKLWLAWKTWVGGGRGLVRRLAR, from the coding sequence ATGACCCCTGACGAATACTGCCAGGAGAAAGCCGCCAAAAGCGGTTCCAGCTTCTACTACTCATTCCTGTTTTTGCCGCCCGAACGCCGCCGCGCGATCACGGCGCTTTACGCCTACTGCCGCGAGGTGGACGACGTGGTCGATGAATGCACCGACCCGTCGCTGGCCCGCATCAAGCTGGCCTGGTGGCGCACGCAGGTCGACCAGATGTACGACGGCAAGCCCGACCATCCGGTAACGCGCGCGCTGCAACCGCACCTGGAAAGCTGTTCGATCACCCGCGAGCGCCTGCTGGCCGTGGTGGACGGCATGGAAATGGACCTGGACCAGACGCGTTACCTGGACTGGCCCGGCCTGCGCAAATACTGCTGGCATGCGGCCGGCGTGGTGGGCGAACTATCCGCCGGCGTGTTCGGCTATAGCGATCCCAAGACGCTGGTCTATGCCGAAAAGCTGGGACTGGCATTCCAGATGACCAACATCATCCGCGACGTTGGCGACGATGCGCGCCGTGGCCGCATCTATATTCCGGTCAACGACATGCAGCAGTTCGAGGTCAAGGCGTCGGACATCCTGAATGGCGAATACTCCGACCGTTTCAGCGCCTTGATGAAATTCCAGGCCGACCGCGCCCGCGAACTGTATCGCGAAGCCATGAGCAATCTGCCCGAGGTGGATCGCCGTTCGCAACGCCCAGGCCTGATGATGGCGGCCATCTACCACGCGCTGCTCGATGAAATTGAACAAGACAACTGGCAGGTGCTGCACCAGCGCATCTCGCTGACGCCACTGCGCAAGCTGTGGCTGGCCTGGAAAACGTGGGTGGGCGGCGGACGCGGACTGGTCCGCCGGTTGGCGCGGTGA
- the crcB gene encoding fluoride efflux transporter CrcB yields MSVYQTLIPLNFLAVGLGAVLGAWTRWLLSMWLNVESWPWGTFTVNLAGGYLVGVAIALLAGHPEWPAWIRLGVITGFMGALTTFSTFSAETVSMLERGAYGTALGYAGISLVGSLALTAAGIATVHVLR; encoded by the coding sequence ATGTCCGTTTATCAAACCTTGATCCCCTTGAACTTCCTGGCCGTGGGCCTGGGTGCCGTACTGGGCGCGTGGACACGCTGGTTGCTCAGCATGTGGTTGAACGTCGAGTCCTGGCCTTGGGGCACGTTCACCGTCAATCTGGCGGGCGGCTATTTGGTGGGCGTGGCGATCGCGCTGCTAGCCGGCCATCCGGAATGGCCCGCGTGGATCAGATTGGGTGTCATCACCGGCTTCATGGGCGCCTTGACCACGTTTTCCACGTTCTCGGCCGAAACGGTATCGATGCTGGAACGCGGCGCCTATGGCACCGCGTTGGGCTATGCGGGAATCAGCCTGGTGGGGTCGCTGGCGTTGACGGCGGCGGGCATCGCCACCGTGCATGTATTGCGCTGA
- a CDS encoding SDR family oxidoreductase yields the protein MKDKCVLITGATKGIGWALTQRLSDMGCHVVGIARNTSDVDFPGYLYPCDLADAGRTEEVLREIRDKFPVDAVVNNVGIASPQPLGEIDLATLYNVLDLNVRVAVQVTQAFIESMKVRRAGRIVNVVSRAIYGGLDRTAYSAAKNALVGCTRTWALELAEYGVTANAVAPGPIETEMFRATRPAGSEGEKRALASVPMKRLGTPAEVAAAIAFLLSDDAGFITGQVLGVDGGGSLGGRS from the coding sequence ATGAAGGATAAATGCGTGCTCATAACGGGCGCCACCAAGGGCATCGGCTGGGCGCTCACGCAGCGGCTGTCCGACATGGGCTGTCATGTGGTTGGCATTGCGCGCAATACCAGCGACGTGGATTTTCCCGGCTACCTCTACCCCTGTGACCTGGCCGATGCCGGCCGCACCGAAGAGGTCTTGCGAGAAATCCGCGACAAGTTTCCCGTGGACGCGGTGGTCAACAATGTGGGCATCGCATCGCCCCAGCCGCTAGGCGAAATCGACCTGGCCACGTTGTACAACGTGCTGGACCTGAATGTGCGCGTGGCTGTGCAGGTGACGCAGGCCTTTATCGAATCGATGAAGGTGCGCCGCGCCGGCCGCATCGTGAACGTGGTCAGCCGCGCCATCTACGGCGGCCTGGACCGCACGGCCTATTCGGCAGCCAAGAATGCGCTGGTGGGCTGTACCCGCACCTGGGCGCTTGAGCTGGCGGAATACGGCGTCACCGCCAACGCGGTGGCCCCGGGTCCCATCGAAACGGAAATGTTCCGCGCCACCCGCCCGGCCGGCAGCGAAGGTGAAAAGCGCGCGCTGGCTTCGGTGCCCATGAAGCGCTTGGGCACGCCGGCCGAGGTGGCGGCCGCCATTGCCTTCCTGTTGTCGGACGATGCCGGCTTCATCACCGGCCAAGTGCTGGGCGTGGACGGCGGCGGCAGCCTGGGCGGACGTTCCTGA
- the hpaH gene encoding 2-oxo-hept-4-ene-1,7-dioate hydratase codes for MLDTQTVRAIAARLHEAERTRTQIRQISLDHPDIDIADAYAIQRAWMDIKLAAGRVKRGHKIGLTSRAMQQSSQIDEPDFGMLLDDMFFEDGGAIPAGRFILPRLEVELAFVLGKRLQGPNVTLFQVYDAVDYVIPALEIIDARSHGIDPDTQRPRKVFDTIADNAANAGVVLGGRPVKMGDIDLRWAGAILSRNAVIEETGVAAGVLNHPANGVVWLANKLAAHDVALEAGEIILSGSFTRPVAARPGDTFHVDYGVLGSVNCHFN; via the coding sequence ATGCTAGACACCCAAACCGTACGCGCCATTGCCGCGCGCCTGCACGAGGCCGAGCGCACGCGCACGCAAATCCGCCAGATATCGCTAGACCACCCCGACATCGACATCGCCGACGCCTACGCCATCCAGCGCGCCTGGATGGACATCAAGCTGGCGGCGGGCCGCGTCAAGCGCGGCCACAAGATCGGCCTGACCTCGCGCGCCATGCAGCAGTCATCGCAGATCGACGAGCCCGATTTCGGCATGCTGCTGGACGACATGTTCTTTGAAGACGGCGGCGCCATTCCGGCCGGCCGCTTCATCCTGCCGCGCCTGGAAGTCGAGCTGGCCTTCGTGCTGGGCAAGCGGCTGCAAGGCCCGAACGTGACGCTGTTCCAGGTGTATGACGCCGTTGACTACGTGATCCCCGCGCTGGAAATCATCGATGCGCGCTCGCACGGCATCGACCCCGACACCCAGCGGCCGCGCAAGGTGTTCGACACCATTGCCGACAACGCCGCGAACGCCGGCGTGGTGCTGGGCGGGCGCCCGGTGAAGATGGGCGATATCGACCTGCGCTGGGCCGGCGCGATCCTGTCGCGCAACGCCGTCATCGAAGAAACCGGCGTGGCCGCGGGCGTCTTGAATCACCCGGCCAATGGCGTAGTATGGCTGGCTAACAAGCTGGCCGCCCACGACGTGGCGCTTGAGGCGGGCGAGATCATTCTGTCGGGCTCGTTCACCCGCCCCGTGGCCGCCCGGCCGGGCGACACCTTCCACGTCGATTACGGCGTGCTGGGTTCCGTCAACTGTCATTTCAACTAA
- the hpnC gene encoding squalene synthase HpnC, with product MSIDHYENFPVASLLLPRRMRGAVTDIYRFARAADDIADEGSATDDERLAQLAAYRTELHRIGAEPNHTPPPGLPPLADIFTPLARTIARHQLPITPFYDLLSAFEQDITVKRYEDYATLADYCTRSANPVGRLMLHLFDASSPQDVAESDAICTGLQLVNFWQDVRVDWHKQRVYLPQEDLRRHGVTEEDLAACRLTPQWRELMAFQVERTRALLHFGAPLARRLPGRIGLELRLVVQGGLRVLERIEASSYDVFMNRPELGAKDWAIMLWRSIK from the coding sequence ATGTCCATCGATCACTACGAGAACTTTCCCGTCGCCTCGCTGCTGTTGCCGCGCCGGATGCGCGGCGCCGTGACCGATATCTACCGCTTCGCCCGCGCCGCGGACGATATCGCCGACGAAGGCAGCGCCACCGACGACGAACGCCTGGCGCAGTTGGCGGCCTATCGCACCGAGCTGCACCGCATTGGCGCCGAACCCAACCACACCCCCCCGCCCGGGCTGCCGCCGCTGGCCGACATTTTCACGCCGCTGGCCCGCACCATCGCCCGGCATCAACTGCCCATCACCCCGTTCTACGACCTGCTGTCCGCCTTCGAGCAGGACATCACCGTCAAGCGCTACGAAGACTACGCCACGCTGGCCGACTACTGCACCCGTTCGGCCAACCCGGTCGGCCGCCTGATGCTGCACCTGTTCGACGCTTCCAGCCCGCAAGACGTGGCCGAAAGCGACGCCATCTGCACCGGTTTGCAACTGGTGAATTTCTGGCAGGATGTGCGGGTGGACTGGCACAAGCAGCGCGTCTACCTGCCCCAGGAAGACCTGCGCCGCCACGGCGTCACCGAAGAAGACCTGGCCGCCTGCCGCCTGACCCCGCAATGGCGCGAACTGATGGCCTTCCAGGTGGAACGCACGCGAGCACTGCTACACTTCGGCGCTCCGCTGGCGCGCCGCCTGCCCGGCCGCATTGGCCTGGAACTGCGCCTGGTGGTGCAAGGCGGGCTGCGCGTGCTGGAGCGTATCGAGGCAAGCAGCTACGATGTATTCATGAACCGCCCCGAATTGGGCGCCAAAGACTGGGCCATCATGCTGTGGCGCTCTATCAAGTAA
- a CDS encoding fumarylacetoacetate hydrolase family protein: protein MKHARIAYEGAIHRVTEADSAPNHVLLPDGRVLAEDAVTWLPPIEPRTTFTLAINYADHAKELAFKAPDEPLGFLKAANTFVGHRARTLRPADVAFMHYECELAVVIGKTAQRVPRAHAYDYVAGYTVANDYALRDYLENWYRPNLRVKSRDTCTPLGPWLVDRDDVPDPMNLNLRTTVNGVETQRGNTRDMVFDVPALIEYFSSFMTLSPGDLILTGTPDGIVNVMPGDEVVTEIEGIGRLVNTLAACPT, encoded by the coding sequence ATGAAACACGCACGCATCGCCTATGAAGGCGCCATCCACCGCGTCACCGAAGCGGACAGCGCGCCGAACCACGTCCTGCTGCCGGATGGACGCGTTCTGGCCGAAGACGCCGTCACCTGGCTGCCCCCCATCGAGCCGCGCACAACCTTCACGCTGGCCATCAACTACGCGGACCACGCCAAGGAACTCGCGTTCAAGGCGCCCGACGAACCGCTGGGTTTCTTGAAAGCCGCCAACACCTTCGTCGGCCATCGCGCGCGCACGCTGCGCCCAGCCGACGTCGCGTTCATGCACTACGAATGCGAGTTGGCGGTGGTTATCGGCAAGACGGCGCAGCGGGTCCCGCGCGCTCACGCCTATGACTATGTGGCGGGCTACACCGTCGCCAACGACTACGCGTTGCGTGACTACCTGGAAAACTGGTATCGGCCAAACCTGCGCGTGAAAAGCCGCGACACCTGCACGCCGCTGGGGCCTTGGCTGGTGGATCGCGACGACGTGCCCGACCCCATGAACCTGAACCTGCGCACCACCGTCAACGGCGTTGAAACGCAGCGCGGCAACACGCGCGACATGGTGTTCGACGTGCCGGCGCTAATCGAATATTTCAGCAGCTTCATGACCTTGTCGCCCGGCGACCTGATCCTGACCGGCACGCCGGACGGCATCGTCAACGTCATGCCCGGCGACGAGGTCGTGACTGAAATCGAAGGAATCGGAAGGCTGGTCAATACCTTGGCCGCCTGCCCGACATAA